TGGTCTGGTTTTGGAGCCCCTTAGGGTTGGCCATGGGAGCAGTACTGGCTCACATTCCTTTGCTAGGGCAGCAGCATAGCAAGAGGGAGCCCAGAGAATCTCCTGCCTGGGTCAGGCTGCACCCAACACCTTCCCACTATTACTGTTTCCTACCAGCcagtcccagcagtgctggtgggtgccCAATCCACCCTTGTGCTCCGCAATGCCTGTCATTCCTGGAGCAAGCCATAGGGTGGAGGTGACAGGGTTTCCCAACGTGGCGAGGACAGGCCCTGCAGCAGGGTGTCAGAGCAGGTCATGACAGTGAGACTCCTCACCCTGCTGTGCACAATGTGGTGGGctcctgctgggtgctgcttGGGTGGATGCAGCTGCCTAGCCCCTCCTGGCTGCAGTCCCCTTCTTGAGATGCGCCCTGCTGGGACCAATTGCACAACTGAGAGGTTGTGCCTGGGCCAGCTGTGCTGAcaccatcccatcccatggtcTTCTCAGCAGACACCCTGGTGGGGAAGATCACCATGCCGGCGTATGCGCTGAGCGACGACGACTGCTCCTCTGGGTACCAGCAGCTGAGCGTGGAGAGCGACCCCGAGGAGGGTGGGGAGCCCGGCCCCGCGGCGCTGCCCTGCCGCCAGTGTGGGCTGCAGCTGGCTGCCagcctggggcagagctgcctgcagtgtGCAGGCACGGAGGGGGGCCGCAGCCAGCGCATCGTGTACTCCTGCCAGCTCTGCCCCTTCGCCTCCCACTACTCCAGCCACCTCAAGCGCCACATGAAAACACACAACGGGGAGAAGCCGTTCGCATGCACGCAGTGTGCCTATGCCTCTGCCCAGCTGGTGAACCTGACCCGACACTTGCGCACACACACCGGGGAGAAGCCGTACCACTGCACATGctgcagctttgcctgcagcagcctgggcaaCCTCAAACGCCATGAACGGGTCCACAGCCAGGACAAGCCCTTCCAGTGTGCTGCCTGCGACTATCGTTGCAACCAGAGCCGCAACCTGAAGAGGCACATGCTCAGCCACCGCCTGCCCGAAGGTGAAGTGCCGCACCAGCAGGACAAGGACCCAGGTAAAtgtggaggggaagggaggagctgctgggggaCCCCTATGGCACAgccctggggatgggggagagggaaggtgtGTGTCCTGTGCCAGACCTGGTGCCACCAGCCACAGCTGGGGCTTCTCATGGAGCTGAGGCTGACCAGCGCTGTGCTGTCCTGCTCACAGCCCTCTTTGTCTTCATCCCACAGAGCCAATGCTGCCGGAGCTGAGCCTGCACGTGGGCAGCGGCAGTGGCCCCTTCCTGCCTGGCTGCACTCGGCTGCAGGGCGAGGAGGCGGCTGCATTGCCCGAGCTGCTTTACCCCTTCACATGCCGCATGTGCGGGCTGGTGCTGGACGATGGGTTTGCGCAGGATGAGGGGCGGGCTGAGCAGGTCTGTGGGcgctgcagcctggcagtgctgggcaccGAGCCGGGCGCCAGCCCCCGCAAGGGCACTGGGGACAAAGGCTTTTCCTGCAACTTCTGCCCATTCGTCACCCACTACCCCAACCACTTGGCACGGCACATGAAGACGCACAGTGGGGAGAAGCCATTCGCCTGCCCACTCTGCCCCTACGCCTCTGCCCACCTTGACAACCTGAAGCGGCACCAGCGAGTACACACAGGCGAGAAGCCCTATAAGTGCCAGCTCTGCGACTACGCCTGTGGCAACCTGGCCAACCTCAAGCGTCACGGGCGCATCCACTCGGGCGACAAGCCCTTTCAGTGCAGCCTCTGCAGCTACAGCTGCAACCAGAGCATGAACCTGAAGCGGCACATGCTGCGGCACACAGGTGAGAAGCCCTTCCAGTGCCGGAACTGCTCTTACACCACTGGCCATTGGGACAACTACAAGCGCCACCAGAAGATCCACGGCCACACAGCCGAAAGCTGGGTAAACCCACGGAATGCCAAAGCCCTCCTGGCCCCTCCAGCTGTGGGCACGGCCCTGCCCTGAGACAGCACTTAGCCCAGCTGCAGGGGTGTCCAGCCCTGCATCAGGCCCAGGGTGCCTCAGCCCCTGCCCTCCCTGGGggagggacaggcagcagactCCACAGGGGCTCACGGCTGCCTTATGTGGTGCCCATGGGTGCACTGGGACCTTCAGCAGCCCTGTCCTTCCTTGGCAAAGTTACAAACAGCAGCTCAGGTTCCTGCCCCAGAGGTGGTAGTGCCATGCCCCTGAGGGTGATACCTGCCTGTTCTTGCCTTTTGGAGTCATCTTCTGCCGGACCTtggggaaaaggggggagggaggactGGTTCCATGGCTGTTGCCATGCTGGTCAGTGTAATTTATATTGTGTATAAAAGCATTAAACAGTCAATTTTGTTATCTGCTATTCTCCCAGGGGACCTTGTTCTGCTTCAGGTGAGGACAGTGTGGGCTGGCAGGGtgtgcagggaggagagggagagcagCCACCCCCCAACGGACAGCCCAATACCAATCAGGATCCATTTAATCATCATTGCAGTGTGTAAACATCGGTTACTGTCCATTAATGCTCTCGTCGGTCTGAGCAGCAGAAGATACTCGGTTACAAGCCTAGATTACGCTGGAGTCTATGAGCGGGTTAGAGAGGGGACTCTGCGCAGAGCCCCCTGGAGACAGTTTACGGCAGCCTGTCTCTGAGCAGAAACCTAAATGCTAATTTGGCATATACGGAGTCTCACGAGGGCCACTTGGTGCCACCAGGCTGTGCCCAGCCTCGCAGGGCAGCTCTGGGGAAGGGGCAGCTCTGCCCCCCCAGCTCTGGGCCAGGCTCCGTGATGCTGCTCCAG
This window of the Melopsittacus undulatus isolate bMelUnd1 chromosome 3, bMelUnd1.mat.Z, whole genome shotgun sequence genome carries:
- the ZNF513 gene encoding zinc finger protein 513, which gives rise to MIKVWRTHCEPGALLPTRSLPSCTSTTRALDPLRPPVPHTEPRYRTPGPLPRTPHAGAAGSGPAGKRPPRTLPAARSASGVLLPLPPTAPPRGWAEAEVPGRGGAAAAAPGWRGRLAGRGRAGGGAGPGPGPTTMPRRKQSHPQPVKGECAVGPGGGGGPAVTRGARCGAADAEDGPEEPAGPALVLPGDLLLGRGLRFEKGPPADTLVGKITMPAYALSDDDCSSGYQQLSVESDPEEGGEPGPAALPCRQCGLQLAASLGQSCLQCAGTEGGRSQRIVYSCQLCPFASHYSSHLKRHMKTHNGEKPFACTQCAYASAQLVNLTRHLRTHTGEKPYHCTCCSFACSSLGNLKRHERVHSQDKPFQCAACDYRCNQSRNLKRHMLSHRLPEGEVPHQQDKDPEPMLPELSLHVGSGSGPFLPGCTRLQGEEAAALPELLYPFTCRMCGLVLDDGFAQDEGRAEQVCGRCSLAVLGTEPGASPRKGTGDKGFSCNFCPFVTHYPNHLARHMKTHSGEKPFACPLCPYASAHLDNLKRHQRVHTGEKPYKCQLCDYACGNLANLKRHGRIHSGDKPFQCSLCSYSCNQSMNLKRHMLRHTGEKPFQCRNCSYTTGHWDNYKRHQKIHGHTAESWVNPRNAKALLAPPAVGTALP